A window of Acidobacteriota bacterium contains these coding sequences:
- a CDS encoding FAD-dependent oxidoreductase: protein MESNSKHARPHVVVIGGGFGGLQGALGLARADVEVTLLDRKNHHTFQPLLYQVALAALSPADIAAPIRSVMRGKKNVEVLIGNVVGFDLEHRRILLEEGDRVPYDYVVIAAGATHSYFGRDDWAQLAPGLKTLEDATEIRRRVLLAFELTERETLLNRQHCPLNFVIVGAGPTGVELAGAIAEISRHVLSQDFNATDPRRARIVLLEGGPRVLPAYAEDLSTSAQRQLEQLGVEVRTNTKVTNIEPGLVWVGNEKIEAAVVLWAAGVKASPLGQALGAETDRSGRVMVNDRLNIEGYPEVFVIGDLAHFEQNGSPMPGVAPLAIQMGQYVAKEIRRRVEGKPSQPFSYWDKGSMATIGRTKGIAQIGKIHLSGVLAWSAWLFIHLIYLIGYRNRFSVLLNWGWQYLSWQSGARLITGSDQLPGWHYHHEAEDSEQKKQAAG, encoded by the coding sequence ATGGAAAGCAACAGCAAACACGCGCGTCCTCATGTGGTGGTCATCGGCGGCGGTTTCGGCGGGCTCCAGGGTGCGCTGGGACTGGCCAGAGCGGATGTGGAGGTTACGCTTCTCGACCGCAAGAACCACCACACATTTCAGCCGCTGCTATATCAAGTAGCATTGGCTGCGCTGTCGCCCGCAGACATCGCTGCACCTATCCGCAGCGTAATGCGCGGAAAGAAGAATGTGGAAGTGCTGATCGGCAATGTCGTCGGCTTTGACCTCGAGCATCGCCGCATCCTTCTCGAGGAAGGCGATCGTGTTCCCTATGACTACGTTGTCATCGCCGCTGGCGCTACGCATTCCTATTTCGGGCGAGATGATTGGGCTCAGCTTGCGCCGGGCTTGAAGACGCTTGAAGATGCAACCGAGATCCGCCGCCGCGTTTTGCTGGCCTTCGAGCTCACAGAGCGCGAAACCCTGCTAAACAGGCAGCACTGCCCGCTGAATTTTGTTATCGTGGGCGCCGGTCCTACGGGAGTTGAACTGGCAGGGGCTATCGCGGAAATCTCAAGACATGTGCTCAGCCAGGACTTCAACGCCACGGATCCACGTCGCGCGCGAATCGTCCTACTCGAAGGTGGACCACGCGTCCTGCCAGCTTATGCGGAAGACCTTTCGACCAGCGCGCAAAGACAGCTTGAACAATTGGGCGTGGAAGTTCGAACCAACACGAAGGTAACGAACATTGAACCAGGGCTCGTTTGGGTTGGAAACGAAAAAATCGAGGCTGCCGTAGTCCTCTGGGCCGCAGGAGTAAAGGCCTCACCCTTGGGTCAAGCGCTTGGCGCTGAAACCGATCGGAGCGGCAGAGTCATGGTGAACGACCGGTTGAACATCGAAGGATACCCGGAGGTCTTTGTCATCGGCGACCTCGCGCATTTTGAACAAAATGGCTCGCCTATGCCAGGAGTCGCTCCGCTGGCCATCCAGATGGGCCAGTATGTTGCGAAAGAAATCCGACGCCGCGTTGAGGGCAAGCCGAGCCAACCGTTCAGCTATTGGGACAAAGGCAGCATGGCGACGATTGGCCGTACTAAGGGAATCGCCCAAATCGGGAAAATCCATCTCTCTGGCGTGCTTGCATGGTCGGCATGGCTGTTCATCCACCTCATTTATTTAATCGGCTATCGCAACCGCTTCTCTGTTCTGCTGAACTGGGGCTGGCAATATCTGAGCTGGCAGTCAGGCGCACGGCTCATCACAGGTAGCGACCAACTGCCGGGATGGCACTATCATCATGAGGCTGAAGACTCGGAGCAGAAAAAACAAGCAGCGGGATAG
- a CDS encoding type IV pili twitching motility protein PilT, which produces MNIDDLLRIAMDRKASDLHLKVGNFPHIRVDGELVALSDQPRISAEDMLNMAFSMMSNRQKQKFKETAELDMAYGVAGLGRFRVNVFQQRGNVGLVLRVIPTKIRVLDELYLPKIIEKICDEARGLVLVTGVTGSGKSTTLAAMIDRVNSLRPEHIITIEDPIEFLHRDKRGFVNQREVEVDTPSFASALRASLRQDPDVILVGEMRDLETISTALHAAETGHMVFSTLHTLDAVETINRIISVFPPPEQKQVRMQLSATIKAVISQRLVRKADGNGRVPAVEVLLSTAFIRECITIPEKTRMIREALAAGTSQYGMQTFDQSLYDLYQQGLVTYEVALENATNPDDFKLKVQGIGSTADAAREQMEAAGFGR; this is translated from the coding sequence ATGAATATCGATGATCTGCTTCGTATAGCAATGGATCGCAAAGCTTCCGACTTGCATCTAAAAGTCGGAAACTTTCCCCACATTCGTGTTGACGGCGAACTGGTCGCACTTTCCGACCAGCCACGTATCTCTGCCGAAGACATGCTGAACATGGCCTTCAGCATGATGTCGAACCGGCAGAAACAGAAGTTCAAAGAAACCGCCGAACTCGATATGGCGTACGGAGTCGCCGGTCTGGGACGTTTCCGTGTGAACGTGTTCCAGCAGCGCGGCAATGTGGGGCTAGTACTGCGCGTGATTCCGACAAAGATCCGCGTGCTTGACGAGCTATATCTGCCGAAGATCATCGAGAAGATTTGCGACGAAGCCCGTGGACTCGTGCTCGTTACCGGAGTCACAGGTTCCGGCAAGTCAACGACACTGGCCGCGATGATCGACCGCGTGAACTCCCTGCGGCCCGAGCACATCATCACCATCGAAGACCCCATTGAATTCCTGCATCGCGACAAACGCGGATTCGTAAATCAGCGCGAAGTGGAAGTGGATACACCATCATTTGCGTCGGCGCTTCGCGCCAGCTTGCGTCAGGACCCCGACGTGATCCTGGTCGGCGAAATGCGCGATTTGGAAACAATCTCAACCGCACTTCATGCAGCCGAAACCGGCCACATGGTTTTCTCGACTTTGCACACGTTGGACGCTGTGGAAACCATTAACCGCATCATCTCCGTCTTCCCACCACCAGAACAAAAGCAAGTGCGCATGCAGCTGTCGGCGACCATTAAGGCCGTAATCAGCCAACGGCTCGTCCGCAAGGCCGATGGCAATGGCCGAGTTCCCGCAGTCGAGGTGCTGCTCTCGACGGCGTTCATCCGTGAGTGCATCACCATTCCCGAAAAGACGCGCATGATCCGCGAAGCCCTTGCGGCCGGCACTTCACAATACGGCATGCAGACCTTCGATCAGTCACTCTACGACCTGTATCAGCAGGGGCTTGTCACCTACGAGGTTGCGCTCGAAAACGCGACCAACCCAGACGATTTCAAGCTGAAGGTGCAGGGAATCGGCTCAACGGCCGACGCTGCACGCGAACAGATGGAAGCCGCGGGATTTGGACGTTGA
- a CDS encoding anti-sigma factor antagonist produces MALKITSRTVDGVKVIDCVGRIVFGDEASQLRETVKRELAENNRLVLNLGEVSYIDSGGIGTLVSLFTTARNAGGDIKLVNLTKRVGDLLQITKLITVFESYDDERKAVNAFHSAPHTNVATMSRRESA; encoded by the coding sequence ATGGCGTTAAAAATCACGTCTCGCACGGTAGACGGTGTGAAGGTTATCGACTGCGTTGGGCGCATTGTCTTCGGCGACGAAGCAAGTCAATTGCGAGAGACGGTTAAGCGGGAACTGGCGGAAAACAATCGTCTTGTTCTGAATCTTGGCGAAGTTAGTTACATCGATAGCGGCGGCATCGGTACCCTGGTGAGCCTGTTCACCACGGCACGCAACGCCGGAGGCGATATTAAACTGGTCAATCTCACAAAGCGTGTTGGAGACTTACTCCAGATCACCAAGCTGATTACAGTCTTCGAAAGCTACGATGATGAGCGCAAGGCTGTCAACGCGTTCCACTCAGCTCCGCACACGAACGTAGCAACGATGTCGCGCAGAGAAAGTGCCTAA
- a CDS encoding histidine phosphatase family protein — protein MSESKQEIWLMRHGETEWSASGAHTSRTDLPLLPSGIKQAEELKTKLHGRKFALVLVSPMQRALETCRLAGYAGQAEITDDLKEWDYGEYEGRSTADIRKDRPNWSLWRDGVVRGESADQVGMRVKRVIDRCVQVNGDVALFAHGHVLRILTAVWLDLPPVDGKFFALNTATISVLGCEHEYKVIRRWNSASV, from the coding sequence ATGAGCGAATCCAAACAGGAAATCTGGTTAATGCGCCACGGCGAAACCGAATGGTCGGCCTCAGGAGCGCACACCTCGCGTACTGACCTGCCTTTGCTTCCAAGCGGAATCAAACAGGCAGAGGAACTCAAAACAAAACTACATGGACGCAAATTCGCGCTCGTGCTCGTCAGTCCGATGCAACGCGCGCTGGAAACATGTCGCCTGGCTGGCTACGCGGGCCAGGCCGAGATTACTGATGATCTCAAAGAATGGGATTACGGCGAATATGAAGGCCGCAGTACTGCAGACATCCGCAAGGATCGTCCCAACTGGTCGCTGTGGCGCGACGGTGTAGTGAGAGGTGAGTCCGCGGATCAGGTCGGAATGCGCGTGAAGCGTGTCATCGATCGCTGCGTGCAAGTGAACGGTGACGTGGCCCTCTTCGCCCACGGTCACGTGCTGCGCATCTTGACGGCTGTTTGGCTTGATCTTCCGCCTGTCGATGGAAAATTCTTCGCACTAAATACGGCCACGATCAGCGTTCTCGGATGTGAACATGAGTACAAGGTGATCCGCCGCTGGAATTCCGCGAGTGTATGA
- a CDS encoding serine hydrolase has protein sequence MSALNCCPQISSKEKQQALWTKLQEKIAAVDRNLDGVMGVAVRDLTNSETYLLHGDDVFPQASSIKIAVLAELYDQEQRGRRGESGVARLADLYTVRSEDLVPDSFIMGGLTPGVSRITNRDLATMMVAVSDNSATNVLIDHLGMPNVERMLASIGLKNTHLQRKMMDIAAARQGRENVSTPREMMTLFDAIYRNKLFDKELTADFFKVLSTPKDSSIPKLLPADLNIANKPGELEAVRNDSGIIFVPNRPFILCVMTTYLHDERVGQRSISEIALAAYEYFDRLGRSSEYGRAVPAK, from the coding sequence ATGTCTGCTTTAAATTGCTGCCCGCAAATTTCCAGTAAAGAAAAACAACAGGCGCTCTGGACCAAATTGCAAGAAAAGATCGCCGCCGTGGATCGCAATCTGGACGGCGTTATGGGCGTCGCTGTTCGCGATCTGACCAACAGTGAGACATATCTACTGCACGGCGACGATGTCTTCCCACAAGCCAGTTCCATCAAGATTGCCGTGTTGGCCGAACTCTACGACCAGGAACAGCGCGGACGTCGCGGTGAAAGCGGCGTAGCCCGACTCGCTGATCTTTACACGGTTCGCAGCGAGGACCTTGTTCCTGATAGTTTCATTATGGGAGGGCTTACTCCCGGCGTAAGCCGCATTACAAATCGCGACTTAGCGACGATGATGGTTGCTGTCAGCGACAATTCGGCTACCAATGTTCTGATCGACCACTTGGGAATGCCGAACGTCGAGCGCATGCTTGCCTCGATTGGCTTAAAGAACACTCACTTACAACGCAAGATGATGGACATTGCAGCGGCACGCCAAGGCCGGGAAAACGTCTCCACGCCGCGCGAAATGATGACGCTGTTCGATGCTATTTATCGCAATAAGCTGTTCGATAAGGAACTTACTGCCGACTTTTTCAAAGTTCTCTCCACGCCGAAGGACAGCAGTATTCCAAAACTACTTCCAGCCGATCTGAACATCGCCAATAAACCAGGCGAGCTCGAAGCCGTACGCAACGATTCCGGCATCATCTTCGTGCCCAATCGCCCATTCATTCTCTGCGTTATGACCACTTATCTGCACGATGAACGCGTCGGCCAACGTTCGATCAGCGAAATCGCGCTCGCCGCCTACGAATATTTCGATCGATTAGGCCGCTCGTCGGAGTACGGACGCGCCGTTCCTGCGAAGTAA